In Pomacea canaliculata isolate SZHN2017 linkage group LG12, ASM307304v1, whole genome shotgun sequence, a single genomic region encodes these proteins:
- the LOC112577389 gene encoding gastrin/cholecystokinin type B receptor-like produces MTQPWTLATDIVTELTQVKIAQMINRIYIPLCVSVGVVGNFLCFVTLIFSNLRRTATCIYMAAIAVLDSIILVLALCIMLRSELGDTRLYLGSDWACGAHYFLFYFSIHFDVLLLLAMTFDRYVVVRFPFKAQRLSTPRSAFVAIVGTGLFSLALNLQILFTRRLQPSGDDFTSLKCWYPDPDVEHFMMKIYTWIDAAIYSFVPFCTLFVVNLLIIAQLQKSREFTQQFVHRGQMQYGNNSHRVETDNSMYTIDSDVNTWDSPDFGKERTAKPPGGTSFSSIPSPSSAATTTTMSKVLNPTSAATTNVTAMLLLVTFTFLLLTSPIVIILLFPALLLASQHPTEKATAQLAHAVVDNLMYTNHAVNFLLYCISGRRFRLECKRLVVRFFNCSLKG; encoded by the exons ATGACCCAGCCGTGGACTTTAGCAACAGATATTGTGACGGAGTTGACCCAAGTAAAGATTGCTCAGATGATCAACAG aaTATACATCCCACTCTGTGTGTCGGTCGGGGTAGTGGGCAACTTCCTGTGCTTCGTCACTCTCATTTTCTCCAACCTGCGCCGGACCGCCACCTGCATCTACATGGCGGCCATCGCGGTTCTCGACTCCATCATCCTGGTCCTCGCTCTGTGCATCATGCTGCGCAGTGAACTGGGGGACACGAGGCTTTACCTCGGAAGTGACTGGGCCTGTGGCGCCCATTACTTCCTCTTCTACTTCTCCATCCACTTCGACGTCCTCCTGCTTCTTGCCATGACCTTTGACCGCTACGTCGTCGTTCGCTTTCCTTTCAAAGCTCAGCGCCTGAGCACGCCAAGGTCTGCCTTCGTGGCCATAGTAGGTACTGGTCTGTTCTCCCTCGCACTTAACTTACAGATCCTCTTCACACGTCGCCTGCAGCCCTCGGGAGACGACTTCACCTCTTTGAAGTGCTGGTACCCGGATCCAGACGTTGAGCACTTCATGATGAAGATCTACACCTGGATCGACGCCGCCATCTACAGCTTCGTCCCCTTCTGCACATTATTCGTTGTCAATCTTTTGATTATTGCCCAGCTGCAAAAGTCTCGTGAATTCACTCAGCAGTTCGTCCACCGAGGACAGATGCAGTATGGGAACAACAGCCACCGTGTTGAGACCGACAACAGCATGTACACAATCGACAGCGACGTCAACACCTGGGATTCCCCCGACTTCGGGAAGGAAAGAACAGCAAAGCCACCTGGTGGTACTTCGTTCAGCAGCATTCCATCCCCATCGTCGGCtgcgacgacgacaacgatgtcAAAGGTACTGAACCCCACCAGCGCCGCAACAACCAACGTGACTGCCATGCTTCTGTTGGTGACCTTCACCTTCCTGCTGCTGACCTCCCCCATCGTCATCATCCTGCTGTTTCCAGCGTTACTACTGGCATCCCAGCACCCCACAGAGAAGGCAACTGCTCAGCTGGCTCACGCTGTTGTCGACAACCTGATGTAcaccaaccacgccgtcaactTCCTGCTCTACTGCATCAGCGGTCGTCGCTTCCGCCTGGAGTGCAAGCGCCTCGTCGTCAGGTTCTTCAACTGCAGTCTCAAGGGTTAG